Genomic window (Tripterygium wilfordii isolate XIE 37 chromosome 11, ASM1340144v1, whole genome shotgun sequence):
ATGTATAGGTAACACATAAGAGGGCATCATTATTATTGGACAATGTTTTTATAATAAGCCCAACGCGTGGACATAAGGGTATTACACCCTATGACGATGGGATAAGTTGTGTCAAAACTCGGCGCATGGACACAAAGATATTACTCCCCGTGAGAATCGAATTCAGAAAGCTTCTGGATCCATACATGCAGTTTGGTCCCCCAGAAATATTCGCCACTAGGCTATCAATAAAGACTGAAAGCACAAGACTTAATTAAAATTTCGAGGAAATTACGTTAAATAGCTAAATCATTAATAAAAGACTAACAAAACCGAATGAAGAAGTTATTCTTAGGTAGAGACGTTTATAATTTCTTCGGGTTCAAATGATTAAAACAGCATGCTTGGCCTTTTTCTAATTGACCagaggaaatatatatatacctatatatatatacatttataagGAGATTAAGATTTAAATAAAGAGGATGATGATGTAAGTAAAGATATTAACTTTTACGTATTGTTCTAATATTCCATTCAAACTGCACCAATGACATGGATTTCCACAATTAAATAAATCCACATAGTTGGTATTTCAACTTCCAGACACTCAACAAAGACTGAAAACACTGTCTAGCTTGTTCAACTGGGTAACCATATTACTTTAATTTaatcaaataaaagaataattataattttgcaTAACAACAATGAGCATGAAGACAAGCCATGAAATGCCTTTGAAGCATTGCCAAGCGTGTGAAGAATGTCCCGATATACAAGGGCATGCAACcaacattaatatatatatatataattatatataagaaaaatagtaattaaGGTGTGAATTTGGGGCGTTTGCTGCACCAAATTCCCCTCTAACTTGGTCAATGGGTCACATCGGCTTGATCGATCTCTTTCAATGGATCAATTTAGTGTAAATTTCTATATAGGGTCGTCACTATTTATTATATTCATTTGATGAATATCTTTTTATCTTTTGAAAAGTATGCATCCAAAGGATTTTTCAGTTTACCTGTTTCGATGAAATTTAGAGTTAAGCGTAAGGTTTAAGCATCAAGGGTAACCATTCCACTACTGTTTGGTGTGTGCTTGTAGACATTGGTAGCCCagcttcttccttttcatatatatatatatatatatgtccatgTATGACAATATATTATGTATTGAACATAATCCAAATTTGACAACATGTCCAATATCACATTCATGTCGGTCTATCATACACATGACATAATGGAGTATACATTGGTGTCCACAAATTAAATGCAGCCTTACGGGGAGAGAGTCTttcttcttgatttttctaTTACCGGTTCTCATTTTTCTAAGcattttcagttttcatttTTCGAAAAACTTAAAATAATCTCGAAAATACGTTTCGTTCTCCATTTTAGAAAATACGAAAAATAAGAAAGTAGCTAAACTCATTAGCAAACATAAAGCAAAATAtagacattttttaattttctagaaaataaaaaacaaaccaaacagaAAACAGACCAAACACGTTGAGATTTGAGATAGCAAAAGCACGACGAAAGAGTATTTTTCAGATAAATACGTGCGGGACCGAGGAGGGTTCAAAGCGCATGATACCTTAACTGGACTGAAATGTTATGATAAGAAAACTCATTTTCTACATCCACATAAAAGACACATTTTATGTGTAGATGAGTATTTTAACATCCAGGTATTGTCCGCTCCAGGATAAGATGTGGGTTTTCTTATAGTCCCCTCACAATTTTATCTTtgaaaatattcttattttctcGTCTCCACCACTGCTAAACCCATAACCTCTTTAGTTATAGAGAGTGAGTATACATCTTATCCATAATTAAAGAGGTTATAAGTTCTAACAGCGGGAGAggcaagaaaataataaaatattccaATATAAAACCATGAGGGAGGGTAAGAAAATCCACACCGTATCCCAGAGTGAACAATACCTGGATATTAAAATACGCATCCATAGTGTGTATTACCCTAACGATCAGGGTTTGAGTCCCTCCTTCCCGTTAAAAAGATAAATCTCATGGGGTATCTTAATGAAATCCAAAATAGAAGATTTAAGTATTTGAATCCATGCAAACAATGACGAAAGAGGTCTTATTGCGTGCATGGAATAAGTTCCCCAGACCTACTGTGACCTGCCACGTATTACGTAATGGGATCTGTGGCTctcttttttgcccttttcttTTAGCCGTCACTGCTAAAAGACGAAATTGTCCTCCATAATTAAGATTGCAAAATATACAAATTACAAAGTCAATATATTAGTTACAAAGCTTATGATAACCTAACCAATAGTGCTAGGTAGTACATATAGTGATAGCTCAAGCAAGCTCAaatatcttaaatgaaattttaaaatgttttaactctcaaaatacatgttaaattttttaaaaaattcatattcagaatcagcgtataaaactctttctgacaagatccattgtcgatgagttttatcgggtaaatcttaattctattttttttttcaatgaaatttcaaaaaaaatgaattcagaattaaaacaatgaattctaaactgtgctttaaaaaacactagaatcaatattaaaacaataaattttgaacaatgaattatgggataaaaaaatgtaaataaaactatttcattgattaaatcaatggaataatctGTTGGGCTACCAAACAGATggattacatgtcatttttgtagCCTAATAAAGTACTTATATACCCGAATTAATTCTCAACCGAACGATCTTTTGGTATGACCCTAATGGAGTTTGATATTAATATATACTAGTTTGATTTGATAGTGAGTTATTATAATATGTATGTGTACACATAAAATATGAACAACATGAGTTAAATTGACCTTCATTAGAGAACTAAATAGTTTTTCCTAATCCTTTGCTTGAATAGTGAGTAAAAtccatatatattcatataaacATAACTCGTAGTGTATGTTAGATGCCACTTAGTTTCACCCCAAGTTTCATCCTAATCATGGATAGATCACCCAGGTTCGAGTTCATGTTTTAAACTTGCATCATCAATGTCCATTTTTCTCCATGGTTAAATTATCTCATTCATGTATTATCTATGGTAAAGAAAGATTTGAAGGGAGATTGACACAATACACggtatatataaaagaaaatgaaaagaaacagGAAATTGAAGGATATGTTGGTCATTCAACTTATAACAGGGGACAGCCCTCTATCATTGCAACAAAATGGGAGCAAGTGTTCCAATAATATATGTACGAAGACAAAGAGTCATGTTGTGtacatgaattttttatttgaataaataATCAAGAACACAAGGTCAAGAGTACTTAAGATTTGATTATAAATAGACTTAGTTATTGGGGGTAGATAAGCAgggagacaaagaagaaaatgGGAAGGCCTCCTTGTTGTGATGAGAATGGTCTCAAGAAAGGGCCTTGGACTCCTGAAGAAGATCAAAAGCTTGTCCAATACATCCAAAAGCATGGCCATGGAAGTTGGAGAGCTCTCCCTAAGCTTGCAggttcatatacatatatatataaatcacatACACACATACTCATGTTATGTTCTCATGGTGTAGTTTATTATATTGACTTTGTTTGGTTGTTTGATTTCTCAGATCTTAACAGATGTGGGAAGAGCTGTAGATTAAGGTGGACAAATTACTTAAGGCCTGATATCAAGAGAGGCAAATTCTctcaagaagaagaacaaacaaTTCTCCACCTCCACTCCATCCTTGGCAACAAGTATATATCTACATACACATATGTTTTATTCATATTCATgatatatagatacatacatacatatatatatatatgtatgtatgtatgtatgtatataactTTTCCTAACTTGTTTTTGCTTATATTCAAGATGGTCAGCAATAGCAACCCACCTACCGGGACGAACCGACAACGAAATCAAGAACTTCTGGAATACCCACTTGAAGAAGAAGCTGATTCAGATGGGTTTTGATCCCATGACCCACCAACCAAGAACTGACCTTTTTTCCAGCCTTCCTCATCTTATGGCCTTGGCTAACCTAAGTGACTTGATGGAGAATCACCCATTGTAAGTATTACTTTCAAACTCAATATCTCTCTAATACCATGTGAAACTCCATTTAGATTGACCTTGTTAAAACTCAGCGCATGTTCACAACGATTTTTCAGATTACGAGCGGAGGCTCACGTGGCTAGGCTTCAGTACTTGCAATATATTTTCCAATCTGCAACTAATTCAGTGACCAACACATCATTTTGTCAAGGTGGGATGACAGACATGGAGGTtctggaactactcaactcaatcaaacaaaaccaatcagTAATGCAAATGGAGGACCAGCCCTCCTCCTCAATTTCCATAGGAAATATTAATGGTGGTGCAGATCAACCACTCCACCACCATCAAAACATAAGTCCTCCTTTATCCCACTTTTCAAACCCACAACAAGTCGCTTTCCAAACATCTCTGATCATGACTAATGGGATCATTGACCAAACTAATAGTATTATGGCAGATCATAACCTATCTGATGCTCCTATATGGGTTAATCTTCCATCTCCTACTGATCCTTCTGTGCCTCCATCGATGACCGAAACACCACCACTGATGAACAATCTGGCCGGCGATGCTAGCACTACTACTACTTCTAGCTATGGTGGAGAGAGTACTTCTTCTTTGTGTTggaatcaattttcttttgaagaTTCTATTTTGCAAGAGCTTTTGTAGTTTGGCTTGGATCACACGGTTGCATGTAACTTCTtgcgaaaatgataaacatcccaACAATTGAGATTTCAGTTATCCCAACTATTGAGTTGGATGCACAGAATCCAGTGAATTCATGAGTTCCgcatgtctcacatgatgcagGTGAAATCTTGTGTGTACAACTGAACAACtgagataattgggataccaatTATTGAGATGTCTAGCATAACTGATATTGTCATATACTCTTCTGTTACAGTGTTATACTTTGTAAGTTTGTATACCATCCCACATCTTCcctcttatatatatgtaattaagtTCATACATCATAAATCATAAAAACTCGCAGATTCCTGTTGTGCATGATCACATTTACATGAATATATAGATTTACATTCCATGCATGAGTAGTAATTAATTGAgggactttttctttttcctttttacaGTATTTTCTTGACACTTTCATTGATTTCTTTGCCATGAACAAAGTCAACTTGAAGTAGAAAGAAGTTCATTATAACAaccaccaaaagaaaaagaaaagtgggtgaaataatgattaaaaaaatgtagttacttgagacttgagaggaGTATATTGTATCGAAGTATTTTATTGTTATAGATAAAACAATCATGATTTGAATACTAGGTCATGCATGAAGTTAATAATTAAGGAAATGctcaagaaaatatttattattatctagatCACTAAAGGGCATTTCATTGGGGGAATGACGAGgtaattctcttgtttgatcGAGTTTTTGAGATCGTGAAATTTCAAACTCATTCAACTTTCAATTCTTTCTTGTGGAGAGTAGTTCATTCTCTTCATTTATTAATTCATTCTGCACAAGAGATAATTTGAGTTTATTTGGAAATTAaagataattttgtttttattaaaaattaacatTAACTTGTcttgttaaaagaaaaaaatagtaattgtaCTAATATAATTATCATGCTCAAGTTCACTCTCAAATGAGATAATTCTCAATTAGCAATTCATCTTACACTCAATATCACACACTCATCTCACATTCAACTCATTTCACCTTGAATCAAATGCTCCCTCTAAGTCTTTTAATGTTGTACGTCAAGATGTTTTGAGCGGCTTATAaaatttgaattcaaatttTTTATTGTTAGAATACCACCTCtgataatattaattaaaatggtAATGTTGATTAATTAGACAAAGGTTCGTACTATGTTGATTAATATTAAAGTGGGTCACAATTAATTTCCATGAAGGGTATAGTTTAGACttataatttgttttttctttcaaggTATTGACTCTTCAACACCATATATCTTCTTGGTATTTGTTCATTCATTACCATTTTACGTGTCTTTCTAATGAAGCTATAACAGCTTATGGCGTTAACGTCTGCCACACCACTTTTAGTTTTAGCCTGGTTGGTGAAAGTCTCCAGGGTGAATAGGTAGATCCTAAGTTCGATTTTCATTACGAACAACATTCTTGTGGTCATGCGTTGGCTTTGTCACAACTTACCATGTCATTATGTGAGAAACTTTTATATACACGGACTTGACGGTCTGAGTTTAGGCCTATCGATAATAACATAATCGACTTAAACGATCAAGACTTACTTCTACCACTTCTACCGTTCTGAGTaactcctatatatatacatacacaaagcAATTAATCATTGAAAGTGTcagattaattaattgattaaagtaattattattaatattgtcCAAGCAACAGAAAAACAGACGACATATAAATATGGTTAGGTGCTGTCTtagttattaaattaaattaaccaCCTAATAATCCTACCCCATTTGTTAGATACTAGTCCAAGTTTCTTATGTCATTGCAAGTTTTAATTTCAATTGTGCATGTATGCATGCTAACCGTGTGATGGATGATcagtagggttttttttttttttttttgtcaggtgGATGATCAGTAGTTGGTGGCCTCAAAATtgtaataattattaattactaCAAGTGGCAACATCAAGAAAGGGATGTTTTGTTTTATGACATGGATTATGTAATTATAAGTTAACCAGAGTGTATTAATTCTACAATTATTGTATATGTGCACGGTTAGTTGCGAATATCTTACGATTGCTAATCTTGCTTACGATGATGAGTACTGCTTCATTTTATAATTTACGGTAAGAGTGTTCATGGtcgattttttcaatttttttacataaatttaatcgatcaaacaGTTGGTTTTGTCGATTCGATTCAGTTTTTAGTTGAGAaatgtgtatttttaaaaaatgattaatCGATTCATTTACGGTCAATTTcggttttgatgattttttaacGACTCTAATTTGTGATATAGTATTTTCCCCATTTTGTTTATCATGGGCCTGGATCTAACTTGACTGGCTCCTGTAGTCATGTTAGCTTGGCCCAAGTCCATTTCACAAGTACGGCTGAATTTGGGCCCATGCGCGCACCTTTGAAATTGGAATTCACCTTGAATcccaattaaaaataaaaaaaaccaaattgaTGAGTTTAATTTCTTAGGGTGGTTGTCCTGGTAAAACATGAATATTTTTCAACTGGGAATTCAAATTCAATTTGCTATATATTTACGTTCCAACTATTTGCCCGATCCATATATCTAGAGATTATATGaaatttgtaatttgtaaacctTTACATGTGCATGATCATCGTAACTTGGGTGTTAACCTAGTTAATAAATCTTTGTGAGGTCAAACCGTATAAATTCGGGAATTACTAAGTTCAACCATAAGTGATTCCTGTAATTTTAAATCCTGGAAGAAATTACAAGAGTGTGAACAACTGAACATTCAATGAACTTTATCAGTTGCATGAGCAGCGAAACAGGGAACCTTGCAGAGCTCATGCAAGTGAGAAAGTTGTATCTATCTATGGATCATAAAGTTCATTGTACACACTCCTGGTGCTCTCCTTCTCCTCAGGTACCTCTGTTTTAGGTACCCTAAGTACACTGTAAACCAGGGCTGCAGCCAATGCTCCAATCACCGGGGCTACAATGAAGACCCAAAGATTCTTATAAACACCAGAAGCTACAGCAGGCCCTAAACTCCTTGCGGGGTTCATCGAAGCTCCAGTTATCGGCCTGCACCATTCAACAGAGGAAACTGAGCAGTCATGGGAAAGGACGGGAAAAAACGGCGAAAGaggtatatatagagagaggggTTCATTTCATTTACCCAGCAATCATGACGTTGAACAACAACGTACCACCTATGGCAACTCCGGCGAGGCCTTCGCTCTGTGTCATGTTCAGAACAGCAATGAGTGTCAGCGGggattatatatatgttggattttgtatagcaataagaaagtcccacattggaaaagtATAGAAAGAAAGAGTAGTTTATAAGTGTGGGCTTAACACACTTATTAAATTGGATAAACATTCATAGATGGGCTTGGGCTACATGCTTGGGCTATATGATgggtatttatatatatcaaaagatgGGCTCTTGGGGTCTCATTGACTTAAgaaatattctttatttttatttttatccaattacagTTTATTTTAACAGTTATGTTTGTCTGTGAAGAGTTGTGTCTGATCAACACAACTTCTCTACAATAACTGCTTGTAAACTGCTTCTTTCTTATTCTATAAATACCAGAAATAACTTGAGTTTGAAGAGATCAGAACCTCTGACATTCAAACCTTCATCATAAACGTTTTTGGATTTGAGAGAAAAAGCACCCGGTAAATTCGCCAGGACCAAGAATCAAGTGTTCGATTCTTGACTACAGATTGTTGAATCCTGGTAGCAGACGTTCATTGAACTACAAGCACAAGAGTAGGGGCGAATTTCTGCTATAGGACATAGCATTACGCTATCCTCAATCTCAATTCAAGTTAGTATTTTGattgtatttattttgttcttaattGTGTTTATTTTACTTTAATAAATTCTTTAAATCTAGTATTCTATGCACTGTCATTCCTGAATGTTTCTAACAATATATGCATCTAAATTGAATCAATCAAAGTAACtgctggaatttcaaacatcataCCGCTCTGTCATCTGTGGCAACACCTAGAATAGTGAACATCAAAATGAAAGTGATTATGAATTCCCATGTGATGGCTTCAAGATGAGTAGTTGAATCTGCATATTGGGTCGTAATCACGCGAATTTCATCTTTATCGTTGAACAACACTTTGAGAGTAAGACTCGCAAGCGTCGCTCCCAACAATTGAGCCAATATGTACATGGGAACCTACATAAGTTGTTCTTGTATAAGTTCATATAAACATCCTATAAAAATagatgctatatatatatatatatgcagcgTCGAATCAGTAATCATCGATCGATCACTCACATGTTTCCAATTAAATTTCCTGGCAGCAGCCAAGGCGATCGAAACTGCAGGATTGAAATGGGCACCTGAAACATGCCCAAGTGTGTAAATTACTGCCATCAAAGCCAGACCCCAAACTAATGCTATACCAACGATCGTAAGGCTTTGGAGTTTATCAACAAGAGCAGCAGCACAACCAGCAAATATCAGAATGTATGTACCCATCATCTCTGCAACAATCTAGCATGGCAAagagaaatataaaataaataaatctaaCATTAATACAAAGAATAAGCCAATAAGGTCATGAGAGTTGATCAAGTCTTTGAAAACCAATTACAAATCAAGTCTTTGAAAACCAATTACGAGGTTATTCGTATAGGGAAGGTACCTTCTGGAATTGAGTTGGGGAAGAGTTACGATCAATGGTCGTAGATCGATTTGGGTTTGCTTCTGCCATGACAGATCTTTCGGTAGGTAGATTATGTTTTGGAGTAGAATCAACTGTGTTAATGGAATGTATGGGAGAAATGGCTGCCATCAGATACTCAACTGCTGGTTTATTTGGTTGGTTCAGAAAATAATTAAGGTGATTAGTAAGCAATGTCTGTCTTTGCGTGGCCTTTTAATGTTGTTCTGTATATGCAAATAAACTGTACAAAAGCAGACCTGATCAACGACAAGTGCCCGTCGATTTGGATCTATTTAATGTAAGTACAAGGAGATTATCTATCTATAATGGAATCAAAGCGCCATCAGTACTAAAACTAATCGTGGGAGATCCATTTGTTGCATGTCTAGTCTGTCATCAATGAAGacaaggtgttttttttttttttttatgtaaaatgTCGATTCGAATTCTACTAAAACATTCTGAGCCGGCAAATTATTCGCTTCGGAATTGCAAGGCAATGATTAGTGCTTGTCACTGCGGTAAGTTCTGCTATATGTGTGGTATTTTTTTCAGTCTAAGCTCACATTGTCTATATTATGTGTCGTTTTGGATACTTGGGATACTGTTGGCTTGCATGGTGACAAGCCCTTTTTGCGATCATATTTAtctattatatatgtatgttaatTATGCTCGTTTGAAGTGACTTTCTTTACTATTTTATGATTGATTTGAGTATATACAAAtcattcttgttttgtttttttgcgtATAAGATCCAGAAGCAATGCATCAGCTATAGATTCTCTTTTATCTTGCAATGCATTAGCTGAAATATGAGTCTGGGGGgtcattcaaaattttcatactATAGGAGGCGTACCTAGAAATGGACTAAACCACAGGGAGTGTTGGTAAGGGTTCGTTTGGTTTGCTTTTATATTTTTCTGTGTTTTCATTTTTGGTTTATgtttttctatttcttgttttctatttttatccTATTTTTTCTCATTCGTGTTTTGTAAAATGGGCAAACAAAggcctttttttgttttatcaaaaaataaaaacagaaaacgcATGAACAACAAATATACCAAACAACCTTAGAATGTCTGCTCCAGTAGTGTGTTTAATGGAAATTGGATGGAAGAGTTTGACAAGAGAAAAACGTACACAGGAGTGTACCtcaaaataacataaatcaTAAAGAGTGTCCATGACTTTTACCCTTAGAATATTAATCACTAGTGACTTCTTTAGGTGTCAAATTTAAAGATGTATGAGAACAAGGAAGATGGGATGCTCGGACAAGAAATTGCACTTGTTTTAGCGCATAAAGCCTAACATCTTATATATAATTTTggtgcattttttattttccttttggtTTCTTTGAATCATATTTTGTAAAATCACCAAATCCCATAGACTATGCACTTCAATGATTGACTAAATCAAACAACCCAAGCTAAATAATGCAGAGAAAACAAGTAATAAACGTAAAAGAAACAAGACATTTATGTGGTTCGAAATGAGTTTACATCCGTgagcaatagaaatcaatttCACTATATAGAGTACGAGTGAGGAAAACCACCAAATACAATGATTCAAGCTCTCTCaaactctctctcactctctattGGTATTTTTTCTGTCTAAAAAATGGCGCCTCTCAAAATTGGGTTTACTAAACCCTACAAATTTGCTATTTATATGAGCTATCCCGAAAGTGTTGTTTTGCGACTGCTGTCCAAACAACTCCCAAGCCTGTCCGGACAGCACATGGCCTGTCTGGACAACAAGCCATCTGCCAAGGATTTCAACAATTGTGAATGCCACATAATGAAGGTTGTGCGGATAACACCTAAGCCTGTCCGAGCAGCATGAATCAGATATCAGAACTAGTGGCGCATAATTGAGCCAAAAACCACAAATCAAAGGTACttacatttttatttgttagggcaaatgcatcGGATTGGATTAGGGACCACTACATTAATGTTTTAGTCAACAACACTCCTTATTTTACCTCAAAAGAGAGATTAAGACCACTCGTGCAATTATATATGgtcatatttatttttttcaaaaaaaaaaagagagacctTTTTGATCATTAACCAAAGTTGAAATCAAAAGCAAACTATGCACCAGCAATAAGATAATCTAGTTTATGATTCGGATGATGTGTGCCAGTGCGACTgccatttaattttattatgacCAAAAAGAGAAAATCACATCAAGTGAGGAAGTTTGGTAGTTTGATGTGCTAGTCGATTGAATGAACATAAATAGGTTTCACTGTCAAACCCCAACCCCAAGAACAAGTCCATTTCCTTAATTAGCGGCCATGTTTTTGGTTGGGCTTCCATTGCTTGTAGATGATTTGACAAAATGGGCTTTGATCCGATTGCATTCCCTAGTCAGTGTctttagatttttatttttatttttttgatttttttttttggttaggaGGTTCATCTCAAACCCTTGCTTGGCAATAGTAGGGTGTGAAGTGTGAACATGTcgatttttttgacatgaatttaaccgaTCAATGGATATTTCTCGATTGGTTAATATCAAGAGATTTGGGTATAGTCAAAGCTGTATAATCATCtagtaataaaaaatttcttataATATAAAGGGAAATACGTAAACTTACTATATTAGAACTATCTATCTAGTTGTAATAATTTTTCCTTTTCCCCTTTCTctctaaaaaaaatctctcaactctctctctccaaaaacagTAGGGGAGGGGGACAAATCAGACTCTTCCCTTCCTCCTCTCATGGGATAGATATGTCATTTTCTAATTTAGAtttgttattcttttttttgagttttgtgtTCAATAAAGATTTTACAGGATTTCTCTTAATTAGCCGACTCTACATCGAGTGTTTACGGATCTCAATCACCTAGTTTATTAAGTGAATCAATACAGTCAACTCTAtgacttttgaaaaaaaaaagatttactaATAAATTTTCACTGCTATAAATACAAGTCTTTATGGTCTTTTTACTTGTGAGTCAACCCGAACTTGATCTATttaaaagggggaaaaagaaaaggaaaaggacaTGAAAGTAAAACAACAAGGGTAGGTCCCGTCGGAGGAGAGAACCGAGAACagtgaaaaacaaagaaacagtaTAATGGAAACAACAAAGTCAACAAGAAACAAGAGGTCTGTTCTGTCAGTTTGTGGcagtcttttttcttttaccgCTCACAACCACCCACACGGACCGATTCCTTACTCTTCTCTCTCTGATTGTCAATAATCAAAAGCTCTTTTGCTTGTCAAatgttctcttctttctttttctttatatttataTCTTTTCTTCAGTCAATTTCTTGTGCAAACTAATacggagaagaagagggaacGAGCAAAAAAAACCCTACCCAGAATAAGACTGCGAAGCTGACCAATTCAAGCACAAAGTTGGATCGGTAAGAACGAATTTTCTGATACCAATTATTGTATCTGTCtgtgattttgaattttggtttCTTTGGGGCTTTAGTTTCTTGAGGgttttttgtatgttttattacttgtttatttgatcGTTTGGGGCTTTGATGCTGCAGATTGTGAATTCAGAGAAGTGGgttttgtttgaactttgaattggaATTGGATGCAAGAGGTGGATGGTGGGAATTTAATTTAGCTcgtttg
Coding sequences:
- the LOC120009841 gene encoding transcription factor MYB93-like — encoded protein: MGRPPCCDENGLKKGPWTPEEDQKLVQYIQKHGHGSWRALPKLADLNRCGKSCRLRWTNYLRPDIKRGKFSQEEEQTILHLHSILGNKWSAIATHLPGRTDNEIKNFWNTHLKKKLIQMGFDPMTHQPRTDLFSSLPHLMALANLSDLMENHPLLRAEAHVARLQYLQYIFQSATNSVTNTSFCQGGMTDMEVLELLNSIKQNQSVMQMEDQPSSSISIGNINGGADQPLHHHQNISPPLSHFSNPQQVAFQTSLIMTNGIIDQTNSIMADHNLSDAPIWVNLPSPTDPSVPPSMTETPPLMNNLAGDASTTTTSSYGGESTSSLCWNQFSFEDSILQELL